From the Streptomyces nodosus genome, the window GCCGTATCGCCTGGTACGACGACACCCATCTGGCCCGGCTGCGCACGATATCGGCGCTGCTGGAGCGCGGTCACACCCTGAACGGCATCGCGGAGCTGGCCGAGGCCTTCGACCACGGGCGCGATGTGGGCGATCTGCTCGGCCTCGGCGCGCCCACCGAGGAGACCCCGGTCCGTCTCACCCCCGAGGCCCTGGCCGATGTGTTCGGCGCCGAGGCCACCCCCGAGAACCTGGCGGCCGCCCTCGACCTCGGCTATCTCGGCACGGACGGCGGTGAGATCGTCCATATCAGCCGCCGTCTGCTGGATGTCTCGGCGGCCCTGGTCCGTGAGGGCATACCGCTCGCGGAGGTCCTGTCCGCCGGCCGCCGGGTGCGGGAGCACGCCGAGGCCCTGGCGGACACCTTCGCGGAACTGACGGCCGCGCACCGACGCACCCCGGAGGACACCCGGCGGCTGCGCCCGCTGGCGAAGAGCGTGGTGGAGGCGGAGCTGTCCCTGGCCCTGGACCGGCGGCTGAGCCGGGACGGACAGGAGTGACCGCCCTCCTCGCCCGACGGCCGCCCCGCTACATCGCGAAGGTCACCGTCACCGGCGCATGGTCCGACCAGCGTTCGGCATGGGTGACGGCCCGCTCCACCACCGCCTTGACGGCCCGCCCCGCCAGCCCCGGTGTCGCGACGGCCAGATCGATCCGCCACCCCGTGTCATTGTCGAAGGCACGCCCGCGGTAGGACCACCAGCTGTACGGCCCCTCGGCATCCGGGTGCAGCGCCCGCACCACATCGACATATCCGCCGTCCTCGACGTCGAGGACCCGGCTCAGCCACTCCCGCTCCTCGGGCAGGAAGCCCGAGTTCTTCTGGTTGCCGCGCCAGTTCTTCAGATCCGCCTCACGGTGGGCGATGTTCCAGTCGCCGCACACCAGTACCTCACGGCCGTCGGCGGCGGCCCGCTCCCTGAGGTCCTTGAGATGACCGAGGAACTCGGTCATGAAGCGGACCTTCTCGTCCTGGCGCTCGGTGCCGACCTCACCGGAGGGCAGATACAGGCTGGCGACGGTGACCCCGGGCAGATCCGCCTCGACATACCGCCCGCTGTCGTCGAACTCGGCCGAACCGAAGCCGACCCGCACCCGGTCGGGCTCGCGCCGGGTGTAGAGCGACACCCCGGCGCGCCCCTTGGCGGCGGCGGGCGCATGGACGACGTGCCAGCCCTCGGGCTCCCTGACCTGCGCCGGGATCTGCCCGGGCTCGGCCCGCACCTCCTGGAGGCACAGCACATCGGCCGAGGTCCCGTCCAGCCACTCGGCGAAGCCCTTCCTGGCCGCGGCGCGGATCCCATTCACATTCACGGAGGTCACTGTGAGCATCCGGGAACCCTACCGGCACACTGGTGGAGTCCCCGTCCCCGAATATGCATAGAAGTACGATGACTAGCATGAATATTCGCCGCGTCCCCTTCGACCACCCCGACGCCCTCAAGCTCAACGACCAGGTTCAGGCCGAGTACAGCGTGCGCTACGGCGACGAGGGCGACGCCACCTATCTGGCCCCGGAGATGTTCAAGCCGCCCGTCGGTCTGTATCTGATCGCCTACGACGACCAGGACCGCCCCGTCGCCACGGGCGGCTGGCGCACCCAGAACCTCAACGACGAGGGCTATCTGGACGGGGACGCCGAGCTCAAGCGGATGTATGTGATCGAGGAGCTGCGCGGCCGCGGTCTGGCACGCCGCATCCTGGCCGCACTGGAGGAGGACGCCCGCGCGGCCGGCCGCACCCGCATGGTCCTGGAGACGGGCACCAAGCAGCCGGAGGCGGTGGCCCTCTACGCCTCCAGCGGCTATGAGCCGTGCGCCAAGTTCGGCTACTACCGCCTCTACGAGACCAGCCTCTGCTACGCCAAGCAGCTGTGACGGCCGGGCCGGTCCCGCCCGGCCCCGGACGCTGCCCGTATACGTGAACTCTGCCGCTCGCACGGAGAGTTGAGACCGGGTTCACGGAACGGGCCTGCGCGGACATGCCACAGAGGGCCTCGAATCGACTTCGAGACCCTCTGTGTTGCGTGGACCTGAGGGGATTTGAACCCCTGGCCCCCTCGATGCGAACGAGGTGCGCTACCGGACTGCGCCACAGGCCCTTGCAACGAGTGAAACTCTAGCATCCCCGGCGGCCGGCCCGGAAATCCGTTCCTCGCTGGTCAACCACCAGACGGGAGGGCGGGCCTACTCGTTGGCGGCCCGGGGGCGTTCCCCGTCCTCGTACTGGTCGAACAGCGGGGTACGGCCCCGTCCCCGGGAGCGCCTGGCGGAGGCGGCCCGCCGGGCGTCGCTGCGGCCGTCGTCCGCGGGCGGGGTGCGCGGCTCCGCCCGGGCCCCGGCCTCCTCGAAGCCCTCGGGGTCCCCGGAGTCCGGCGCGGTGTCGGCGGACGGTGCGCCCGGCATGAGCGCCGCCGCCCCCACCGTGCTCGACCGGGCGGAGCTCCAGGCGTCCGGTGCCCCGAGGTCCACGCTCGGCGTCGCCCGCGGGGCGACCGGAGCGGTCACATAGGTGGGCAGCGGCACCGGAACCGGGTCCCAGCTCTCGCCCTGCCCCGGCCTGCGCTGCCGTTCGCGCTGCTGGTCCACCCACTCCGCGTGATCGGTCTGCTCCACCAGCGCCCGGCGGTCGGCCGCGAGCGCGGACAGTCCGGGGTCGGTCTCCGGTTCGGGGCCGTCCTCCGGTTCGTCCGTGTCGGACTCCGCCGGCGTCCGCCGCCTCGGCTGCCGCTCATGCAGCCGCCGCGCCGCGGCCTCGGCCCTCTGACGGTCCATCGTGTAGGTGAACCGCTTGCGCTCCTGCGTCCGCAGATAGGCGATGTACGCGCTGAGCAGCACCGCGGGCACCCCCGGCGCCCACAGGAAGGCGAGCCCGCCGACCGCGGCCACGATCGCGCCCAGCGTGAACGCCAGGAAGAGCACCACGGTGGTACGCCGCCGGCGCGCGAGGACCCTGGAACGCCGGGCGCGCGCCTGGGCCTCCGCCGAGGCCGCCTGCCGGGCCCGGGGCACCCCCGGGGCCGCCGCGGGGCGGGCGCCCTTCGGCTGCTCCGGGCCGTGCGCGCTCTTGGCGACGCGGTGCGGCACGACGTCCGGGGACGCGTTCTGGGTGCCGGGCCGGGACGCCCCGGGGGCCGCCGGCTCATGCCGGGCGGGTTCCTCCGGCTCCACCCGGACCCGCACCTGGCGCCCGTTCGGGGGCGCGGCGAAGGCCCGGACGTCCACCGAGTCGGTGACTCCGGCCGGTTCGGCGCGGGGCTCCCCCTCCTCGGTGGAGCGCGCCAGCAGGTCCTTGGCGTACCGGCGCTCCATCCCCGCCCGTCCGGACAGCAGCCGGATGGCGGTGCTGAAGCGTTCCGTCGGACGAGACTCGTTCAGCTCGTCCTGCCTACGGAGCCACATCGGCACCAAGTAGGCGGCCCAGGCCCCGACGATGACTGCGTAGATGAGGCCGCTGCTGCTCACGCCTCACACCGTAGAGGGGTTTGCCCGAGGCCATCCGCCAATTGGGCCGGTGTGTCGCACGATCTGGCTGATATTTCGAACTTTTTTTGGGACGGATGCGATCAACAGGCCGATCAAGCCGCAAATTCAATGAGCCGAGACGATCGCGGGCCGATCAAATTCGAACATATTTTTTATTTCCCCGGGTGCGCCGGCTTGCCCGGGGCGCCTCCCGGGCCCGGTGCGTGCTCGCTCGGGCCCTGCGCACCCGACCGCCGCGCGCGGATCCGGTGCCAGCGGGCCAGCAGCCCCTCGGGCAGCTCCTCGGCGGTGAGCGCGAAGACCAGATGGTCGCGCCAGGCCCCGTCGATGTGCAGATAACGCGGCCGCAGCCCCTCCTCGCGGAATCCGAGTTTCTCCACGACCCGGCGGCTGGGCCCGTTCTCCGGGCGAATACAGACCTCGATGCGGTGCAGCCCGACGGTCCGGAAGCAGTGGTCCACGACGAGCGCCACTGCCGTGGGCATCACCCCGCGGCCCGCGACCGCCTGGTCCACCCAGTACCCGATGTGGCCCGAGCACATGGATCCCCAGGTGATCCCGGCCACCGTCAGCTGTCCGACGAGCTGCCCCTGGTACTCGATGACAAAGGGCAGCATCCGGCCCGCGTTGGCCTCGCCGCGCAGATGCCTGACCATCTGGCGGTAGGTCGGCCGGTGCGTTATCGGGCCGCTCGGCGTGGGCGGCGGAATGGTCGCCTCCCAGGGCCGCAGCCAGTCCCGGTTGCGTCTGTTGACCTCGCGCCAGGCCCGCTGGTCGCGCAGCCTTATCGGCCGGAGGACGACATCGCCGTCCACCAGCTCGACGGGCCAGGATGGGCTGTTCAGCTCGCACCCCCATGCGCTCCGGTGCGGTCACTCGGTCTGCCGCGGTCCTCGCCGGCCGGGGATCCGCCCGTGCCGGACCCGGGGTGGTCACCGCCGCGGATCTGGTCCACGGCGTGCACCAACAGGGGTTCCAGGACGGCCAGTCCGTCCTTCACCCCGCCGGTGGACCCCGGCAGGTTGACGATCAGCGTTCCCCCCGCGACTCCGGCGAGTCCCCGGGAGAGCGCCGCCGTCGGCACCTTCCTCTGTCCGAACGCCCTGATGGCCTCGGGAATGCCCGGAACCTCGAGGTCGATCACCGCCCGGGTCGCCTCGGGGGTGCGGTC encodes:
- a CDS encoding MerR family transcriptional regulator; amino-acid sequence: MDELAEAAGITVRTLRFYRERKLIQPPRREGRIAWYDDTHLARLRTISALLERGHTLNGIAELAEAFDHGRDVGDLLGLGAPTEETPVRLTPEALADVFGAEATPENLAAALDLGYLGTDGGEIVHISRRLLDVSAALVREGIPLAEVLSAGRRVREHAEALADTFAELTAAHRRTPEDTRRLRPLAKSVVEAELSLALDRRLSRDGQE
- the xth gene encoding exodeoxyribonuclease III, which gives rise to MLTVTSVNVNGIRAAARKGFAEWLDGTSADVLCLQEVRAEPGQIPAQVREPEGWHVVHAPAAAKGRAGVSLYTRREPDRVRVGFGSAEFDDSGRYVEADLPGVTVASLYLPSGEVGTERQDEKVRFMTEFLGHLKDLRERAAADGREVLVCGDWNIAHREADLKNWRGNQKNSGFLPEEREWLSRVLDVEDGGYVDVVRALHPDAEGPYSWWSYRGRAFDNDTGWRIDLAVATPGLAGRAVKAVVERAVTHAERWSDHAPVTVTFAM
- a CDS encoding GNAT family N-acetyltransferase, translating into MNIRRVPFDHPDALKLNDQVQAEYSVRYGDEGDATYLAPEMFKPPVGLYLIAYDDQDRPVATGGWRTQNLNDEGYLDGDAELKRMYVIEELRGRGLARRILAALEEDARAAGRTRMVLETGTKQPEAVALYASSGYEPCAKFGYYRLYETSLCYAKQL
- the sepX gene encoding divisome protein SepX/GlpR, giving the protein MSSSGLIYAVIVGAWAAYLVPMWLRRQDELNESRPTERFSTAIRLLSGRAGMERRYAKDLLARSTEEGEPRAEPAGVTDSVDVRAFAAPPNGRQVRVRVEPEEPARHEPAAPGASRPGTQNASPDVVPHRVAKSAHGPEQPKGARPAAAPGVPRARQAASAEAQARARRSRVLARRRRTTVVLFLAFTLGAIVAAVGGLAFLWAPGVPAVLLSAYIAYLRTQERKRFTYTMDRQRAEAAARRLHERQPRRRTPAESDTDEPEDGPEPETDPGLSALAADRRALVEQTDHAEWVDQQRERQRRPGQGESWDPVPVPLPTYVTAPVAPRATPSVDLGAPDAWSSARSSTVGAAALMPGAPSADTAPDSGDPEGFEEAGARAEPRTPPADDGRSDARRAASARRSRGRGRTPLFDQYEDGERPRAANE
- a CDS encoding GNAT family N-acetyltransferase, which produces MVDGDVVLRPIRLRDQRAWREVNRRNRDWLRPWEATIPPPTPSGPITHRPTYRQMVRHLRGEANAGRMLPFVIEYQGQLVGQLTVAGITWGSMCSGHIGYWVDQAVAGRGVMPTAVALVVDHCFRTVGLHRIEVCIRPENGPSRRVVEKLGFREEGLRPRYLHIDGAWRDHLVFALTAEELPEGLLARWHRIRARRSGAQGPSEHAPGPGGAPGKPAHPGK
- a CDS encoding MogA/MoaB family molybdenum cofactor biosynthesis protein; this translates as MTAPADPPIGGALSAPYSALVVTASHRAAAGVYQDRGGPLIVEALLRCGFAVDGPLVVPDGDPVENALRTGSRAGYDVIVTTGGTGLSPTDRTPEATRAVIDLEVPGIPEAIRAFGQRKVPTAALSRGLAGVAGGTLIVNLPGSTGGVKDGLAVLEPLLVHAVDQIRGGDHPGSGTGGSPAGEDRGRPSDRTGAHGGAS